From the genome of Lasioglossum baleicum unplaced genomic scaffold, iyLasBale1 scaffold0021, whole genome shotgun sequence:
aatttatattattagagatttgtatattagttacatatttgatataaaacaatataaactgtatgtcctaatcctggccaatgatgatgtacgatctgatcagtgatgggattgttggcgcttttcacgcgcatgcgcgacgactctagcctcagtcaagtacgaagatcgggtaccttggtcGCCCTGCTAATTTCCCGCCATATAGTCTCCCACTACTTTCCCCCCCAGTAGTTCCCCACTTTCGGACGTAGACGTAGACACggccctgacgaaactcgcgcatgcgcgcgaaaagcgccaacaatcccatcactggatctgatccagtctaaagatgatgtaggatctgatccaggctaaagatgatgtaggatctgttctaggctaaagatgatgtaggatctgatccaggctaaagatgatgtaggatctgatccaggctaaagatgatgtaggatctgttctaggctaaagatgatgtaggatcttgtccatgctaaagatgatgtaggatcttgtccatgctaaagatgatgtaggagctgatccaggctaagtactagactagggggcagcactatatgggcacggccaaaacccgggcgtgagcactctcatatactctctggttaGTATATTCTCTATGATGATTTGTATAACATGTGCTTGTTCGTTATGTGCGTTGGTTTCAGTTGGTTTCAATTGTTTCAATTTGAATCTGGGAAGGCGTCATTGTGCGTCATTTCATTTCATAAATAGTTGTTTAgaataaaataaagtacgatttCAGAACCATCGTTTTCTACGTATTTGCATTGTCAGTGGAGCGATGAAATTGATTGCACTTGAGTCACggttttatactaaaaatatttttagatgcTGTTTAGCATTTACACAAGTAAGATGTTATTATAAGGTAAGTTATTTACAGGAATCCTGTGTTCTTAGTTTATttcttatatgtacatacattgtTGTACATAATATGTTTTTGTTGtgaataaaatatattgtaCACGTTCAAGCAATGTGATACTTGTATGAAATATTATAGTAAATTGACATTTGTCTAACCAATAAGTAATAAGTACCGCCTATAttttagactccggattttattcCGGATTTAGACTtgaagagtattaatatattattttcaccacaaacgttttattttgcataaacatgtggagtctagtaataacagttACCTTTGTTTCAtgtgattttattcatttcagattTTGTAATGTGAAGAATATACCATACTGAAGTTGAGAGAAATGTCTGGAACCCGTGAAGCTGATCAAAATAGAGATAGTAATGAAATGGAAGTTGTTGAAGACAACGCTATTATAGATGCTGACGATGAAGGTGGATTAAGAGTAGACGATGATATATACATTCCACCACCCATTAAAGCCACTCATGAACTTGATGTTAATGGCCCTAGGCTCATGATTATCAAGATTGTCAATAAGAACTTTAAAAGTTATGCTGGCACTCAAACAATTGGTCCATTTCATAAGGTATACCgcagaaatttttataaaaagcaTGCATCAGGGTTGGACAAAAATAATCAAACAAACAGTCACGAATAATGATATACATTGTGTCGCGTATCACACAAATTCGGCTTATACCAGTAGAACGACAAAGTATTGTTGGGAGATGACAAGAAGGTctctggcaggaatgcggtgacatAGGCAAGAATGTGCACCCGATTGGTTAGCTTGGAAGGAACGTGCCTTCTATTGGCCGAAGCGGGCACACACTACTACTAGTATGCAGAACGATAGACCCCACTTGCCTCTGTGCCATCCTGGGGACCTTCTTGCCATCTCCctacaatatataatattaatcctCGATCGGCAGGAGACAGAtagaaaatttattcgaataaggCTCAACTCTGGTACATATACATTAATACTAAATTTCCTTTTTTGTAGTGTTTCACAGCGATTGTCGGTCCGAATGGTAGTGGTAAAAGTAATGTGATAGATTCAATGTTATTTGTATTTGGATACAGAGCTAGTAAAATCCGGTCGAAGAAGCTGTCAGTTTTAATACATAATTCCAGCCAACATCAGAATATCAACAGCTGTACAGTGTCtgttcattttcaaaaaatcattGACAAGGTATTCGctacattttctatttaaattacaaaaccgattctaaaatataaattactttgTTATAGCCTGAAGCAGACTATGATATTGTTCCTAACAGTGAGTTTAGCATATCACGAACAGCATTTAAAGATAATTCTTCGCattatgaaattaataataaaagggTGCAATTCAAGGAGATTGCAAAGCTGTTGAAGTCCTATGGTGTGGATTTAGATCACAACCGTTTCCTAATCTTACAAGTATGGAATGCAATATTGTTTTATCAATGCTTTCTATTTTACCGTTATATGTACCACCAAATTACATTCACCCGCAATTACATGGTTCACTTTCTAATCCCATTTGATATtatgaaatatattaattatgactgtagagagagagagaatattgatgaaacgaagaaaattttaaaataatctaTAGATAAATATACTGTGtgataattagattgcggatctttatgcatttataggaatattgagtaaattaaattgaaaattgttggaagatttaaaaaattgaacatgtcaacATATGATttctctcctctattaaaatcattaagggaaaaataagattctatttagtttctattccttgcaatcgatgcagacaatacaTTGCGgatcattttgcataaagatccagtctagcagtctagtgatgatacACGTGATAAGAATACTTTCTAGCCTTATTTCATTTTAAGCCacacaattttataaattcttAAATCCTACACTATTATATACTGTATAGGGAGAGGTTGAGCAAATAGCAATGATGAAACCTAAAGggcaaaatgaaaatgatatTGGTATGCTTGAGTTTATGGAAGATATAATTGGGACAGTACGTTACAAGGAGCCATTGCAAAAGTTATCAGAAAAGGTAGAACTGCTTACAGAATATAGGGTTGAaaagttaaaccgtttgagaattgtTGAGAATGAGAAAGCAGCTCTGGAAGAACCGATGCAAGAAGCAGTGCAATATTTAGAATTAGAAAACACAGTGACACAGATAGAACATCAACTTTATCATTATAAGAGGTACCTTCTTAatacttatatgtatatgtatacaatatgattttatgaaatttataaaattcgtTTTTGTAGATTCAAAACTATGAACGAATTAGAACAACAAGAAAATGAAGCTAACGAATTAGATACGGATGTTGCAGATcttgtaaataaaattaaacaagtTCATGATGAAAGAAgcaagcaaaataaaataatcgagGAGAAAAACAAGAAATGGAATAGCTTACAACTGAAAaaagatgaaatttcaacacagTTTAATAATATTCGGAAACATGATGAATCGCTTCATGCGGAACTTGTGGAAACCAATAAACGTCGGAAAGCTAACATTGCGACATTAAAAACAGTAAGCTACATTACTATACTCTATCTATAATGAAAAGGTTGAAATATGAAACATGTAGCTtgtataaatgaaataattaaatattatttgcagGAGAAAGCAAAGGTAGAAGAACTCCGTAATGTGCCTGAGAAAAGCATGAAAAATATTCAGGAATGTGAGCAGCTTATTGAAACTAATGTAACAAAGAGAGAACACGAGGAATCAGTACTGGAAAAGTTAATGGTTGGATTACGTGAAAGAACGGAACCACTGTTAAACGAACGTTCTGTACTTGAAAAAGAATTAATATCTCTAAGGAAAAACGTTGACGAAGCTCGAGCAGCTTTCAATCTCGCCCAATCTGAATTTGAATTATATATTTCTGTGGAATCGACAGAAAGAGACAAGCTGGAAAAGTTggaaaattctttaaaattaacagtagacactttagcagagaaAGAGCAACACGTGAAGAATTTACAAACAAAAATTCCGAGTACTCAGCACAATTTGACCCAAGCGCAACATGCGTTGGAGGCAATAAAGCGTACAGAGATTGAAGAGACCACAAAATTGAAACGGATGAGAATGTCGTATGAAGAACAAAAGTGTGCTATGCAAGCAAGTCGATCAAGAAACAGAATTATAGATAGCTTAATGCGAGAAAAAATGGAAGGGAGAATTACTGGAATATTCGGAAGATTGGTAAGCAGATAAACAATTCCATTCCTTGTGaatgttaattttatttaagagcgtttttctttctcttcaaggcaatccttttcaatttcattaacatttcgatataccaggtgtttctgaaaacagcccttccaaatgatattaacgcgattcattaaaaaaaatttgttgctccccgtgtgatgtcccaaagttgcacaaaatttttgttaaccgtcaatgttgtcttcatctcgctataactttgtaaaaaaccaacatagcaacaatttgaaagagagcatctgaaactagaggtttcaggctttcaaacaattgtttaacgatatcgatacggcaatttttgacggactTATGATCACGTACAGTGGGactaatttttcgggttcgaaCAAGTGATCCTTTAATTCTTTTGAGAGAGGAGTGTATTTAGAATATACCAGACGAATGTCGTTTAATTTTCAAGGCttgataaatttataattagactccgactagattgcaagacgcaggagctaaatataaattgacattcttcattaataatttgaatgtggtgaaaataatatttgaacaCTCTTTTGAAtcgcacttgctcatttttgtgttatgatatttaattTGATAATTCTATATATAGGGTGATCTTGGAGCTATAGACGGAAAATATGACGTCGCGGTTTCAACAGCGTGTATGCCCTTGGACAACATTGTAGTAGACACAGTATCCACAGCGCAATCATGCATATCATTTCTACGTGAAAATGATATAGGACGCGCAACGTTTATCCCTCTAGAGAAACAGCAACGTCTATTGGACAGATGTAGACAGAAAATACAAACACCTGAGAATGTACCGAGGCTGTTCGATCTCATACATGTCGAAGATGAAAGGGTACTGCCGGCGTTCTATTATGCGTTACAAGATACATTAGTGGCAAATGATTTAGATCAAGCTACGCGTATTGCGTACGGCCAAAGACGGTTCAGAGTTGTTACACTGAAGGGTGAATTAATTGAATTGTCGGGTACAATGAGTGGAGGTGGGAGAACAGTACTGAAGGGTAGAATGGGTCAGAAAGTAATTCGAAACGAATTATCTGCCAACAACATTGAAAAACTGCAACGGAAtttggacaaactacaggaagAGTGTACTAAACTTAGAACCGAACATCAATCTTTAGAAACTCAGATTCATAGCCTAAGTTTAGATCTAAAAGATATGGTTGTTGAAAAAGAAAAACTGTGTATCCAAACGAAAACATTGCGAGAGCAAGAACCATCTTTACGACAGCAGCTGAAAACTCAAGAGAAAAAGGTTGCAGAGTCTGTCGCGGATCCGAGAAAGGTCGAACAGCTCAAGAAAGGGATGAATATAGCCGAAAAATCATTGGAAGAAGTAAAAGAGAATTCAAAATCTGTTGAAAGTGATGTGCAGCGTATTAGTAGGaaaatagaggagatttcaGGAGGTCGCGTAAAAGATCAGCAGAAGATGATAGCCAACCTGAACAAAACGATTGAAAAAGCTAAGGCTGAGATTTGCAAGTTGCAGGTTGCAGTGAAAACGTCTGAAAGGAATTTGAAGAAGGTCGAACAACGCATAGATAATCTGGAAAACGACGTACAAACCGCTGAACAAAGACTTCGCGATATTCAGAATGAGAAGCAAGAATTAGAGGTACAAGGGAAACAGTGTTTGCAAGAGCTCGAGCAACTTAACGAAGCTCTTACGGAAAGGGACACAGGTATGTCATCGCTGAAAGAGGAGTTAGAAAGCTTGCAAGCGCGGGAGAACAAAATGAAAGGCGTTAAAATCGATTTAGATCAAAGAATGAAAGAGTGTAAAAGCggaataaaaatgttaaaacaagAAATTTCAGAGTACACTCGAAGAATTGCTGAATTGAAGCTTCAAGCTATACCTGGCCAAGAGTCAGTGGAACTAGGGGAATTAACCGAAGAACAACTACGCAAGCTGGATGAGAAAACGCTTTTGAATGACATGCAAAATGCTAAAAAGAGATTACCGACCGATGTTCCGAATATGCAGGTTATCGCAGACTATAGAGAAAAGGATGTAATATATTTGAAACGTGTAGCGGATTTGGAAAAAGTAACGGGGAAACGCGACAGAATGCGAGAAATTTATGAAACCGCGAGACATCGTAGAATTCACGAGTTTCTCGCTGGTTTTGGGCTAATTACAAATAAGCTAAAAGAAATGTATCAAATGATAACATTGGGCGGTGATGCGGAATTGGAGTTGGTCGATTCTTTGGATCCTTTCAGCGAAGGAATTGCCTTTAGTGTCAGACCACCGAAGAAATCGTGGAAAAATATTTGTAACCTTAGCGGAGGTGAAAAGACATTGAGCTCATTAGCTCTTGTGTTCGCGCTGCATCACTATAAACCATCACCCCTCTATTTTATGGACGAAATCGACGCTGCtttagattttaaaaatgtatcGATCGTTGGAAATTACATCAACGAGAGAACGAAAAATGCGCAATTCATAATTATATCGCTGAGATCGAATATGTTTGAGTTAGCGGACTATCTTGTCGGTATATATAAAACGTACAACTGCACGAAGAGCGTTAACGTTGAGTTAAGGAAGTATTACGAAAATGGTGAGATCGCGCCACCAACGCAAATTACATCGAAAAACCTTTATACCAGCCAAATACAAAAATTCAGCTTGCTCACTCAACAAAAGGAGAAAGCTGCAACATTAAATCCTAGTAATTTTAGAACCTCGGAAAAAAAACAAGAAGGGAACAGAGACAATGCATTAAAGTAAGTACAGATAATTGATGTAAGATTCATATTTTTCCTTTTCTCATAAGATTCATTATTTTGCCAATCCACCTTAAAAGTGGCATTTAAATAGTGACTCATCCGAAGAATTAGAAATGAGTTAGACACTCTGTTTATTCTTCCATTTCTTGAAATTGTTTAACGTAGTATTTATAATACACATAAAAAACAGGTAGAGGTATTTCAAAGCTGAAGAAACATGAAATAAATTCATGGGgaattctccatttcttttttagTTCACTCGAGTTAGGATTGTGTCCAACACCGCAGAAGACACCAGTACAAAATCGACGATCTAAAGACGATTCCGCATCAGACACAGACAATCAGGACATCGGTGTAACTCCATCAAAAAAGAAGCGTAGGATATGAATATTGTAAAAACtgctttttatattttacaggaaaagtttaaaattatattgtacGTGAAAATAGAACTGTATAAAGGAACCGACAATTTTCAGTTGTATCTAATGATTAATATTTGATAATATGAAATGATTAATATTTTTGTGCAAACTTTGCGTATGTAATAAGCATATGTTATATTTTATACTTAAAACTTTATTTTAGTATTGATTTAGTTTAGTTTATACATTCTAGCATTAAATGCTAAGAATTGTCTAACACCATTTTCGTTCTGTGTTTAATTGCTTCCAATCATACCTATATACTTTTACGTACTGTCCAGTGAAAGAGCGTAAACTGTATAATA
Proteins encoded in this window:
- the LOC143219283 gene encoding structural maintenance of chromosomes protein 4-like; the encoded protein is MSGTREADQNRDSNEMEVVEDNAIIDADDEGGLRVDDDIYIPPPIKATHELDVNGPRLMIIKIVNKNFKSYAGTQTIGPFHKCFTAIVGPNGSGKSNVIDSMLFVFGYRASKIRSKKLSVLIHNSSQHQNINSCTVSVHFQKIIDKPEADYDIVPNSEFSISRTAFKDNSSHYEINNKRVQFKEIAKLLKSYGVDLDHNRFLILQGEVEQIAMMKPKGQNENDIGMLEFMEDIIGTVRYKEPLQKLSEKVELLTEYRVEKLNRLRIVENEKAALEEPMQEAVQYLELENTVTQIEHQLYHYKRFKTMNELEQQENEANELDTDVADLVNKIKQVHDERSKQNKIIEEKNKKWNSLQLKKDEISTQFNNIRKHDESLHAELVETNKRRKANIATLKTEKAKVEELRNVPEKSMKNIQECEQLIETNVTKREHEESVLEKLMVGLRERTEPLLNERSVLEKELISLRKNVDEARAAFNLAQSEFELYISVESTERDKLEKLENSLKLTVDTLAEKEQHVKNLQTKIPSTQHNLTQAQHALEAIKRTEIEETTKLKRMRMSYEEQKCAMQASRSRNRIIDSLMREKMEGRITGIFGRLGDLGAIDGKYDVAVSTACMPLDNIVVDTVSTAQSCISFLRENDIGRATFIPLEKQQRLLDRCRQKIQTPENVPRLFDLIHVEDERVLPAFYYALQDTLVANDLDQATRIAYGQRRFRVVTLKGELIELSGTMSGGGRTVLKGRMGQKVIRNELSANNIEKLQRNLDKLQEECTKLRTEHQSLETQIHSLSLDLKDMVVEKEKLCIQTKTLREQEPSLRQQLKTQEKKVAESVADPRKVEQLKKGMNIAEKSLEEVKENSKSVESDVQRISRKIEEISGGRVKDQQKMIANLNKTIEKAKAEICKLQVAVKTSERNLKKVEQRIDNLENDVQTAEQRLRDIQNEKQELEVQGKQCLQELEQLNEALTERDTGMSSLKEELESLQARENKMKGVKIDLDQRMKECKSGIKMLKQEISEYTRRIAELKLQAIPGQESVELGELTEEQLRKLDEKTLLNDMQNAKKRLPTDVPNMQVIADYREKDVIYLKRVADLEKVTGKRDRMREIYETARHRRIHEFLAGFGLITNKLKEMYQMITLGGDAELELVDSLDPFSEGIAFSVRPPKKSWKNICNLSGGEKTLSSLALVFALHHYKPSPLYFMDEIDAALDFKNVSIVGNYINERTKNAQFIIISLRSNMFELADYLVGIYKTYNCTKSVNVELRKYYENGEIAPPTQITSKNLYTSQIQKFSLLTQQKEKAATLNPSNFRTSEKKQEGNRDNALNSLELGLCPTPQKTPVQNRRSKDDSASDTDNQDIGVTPSKKKRRI